Proteins encoded in a region of the Clostridium beijerinckii genome:
- the lexA gene encoding transcriptional repressor LexA, translated as MEFGKKQKKIINNKPNGHLLIKGPKGSGKTTAFIHKIPSLLNNYCISKDDKILVAACNEEYSDYFYSVYRNIEGEKYHQNSFFDEDNSDKLEIRTIDSLVSYYLNKYVKNNNKNLTLASFEEREAELKNAILIVSKRYEKKKPNILNLDHIEFIKDEIKWIKSCNYLKLEEYQSANRVGRINNLNTEISKILRRNSKQRQAIFEVLEEYTNNLRKLNKVDAQDMELLALNEAKKAPIINYTHIFIDNSQQLTKVQLELVKSIYNEKSYSSITFIMDTFETAIPNAWLVKGRRFSSLGYDMKGKCISLNESYKEIEVEEIEEFVDSNDKLIQKNETTKNLLQSSSLTLGSIEYIDLKRNISHRFIKDSGSVDEIYVDYNNFEEKVDDVVNIPVFNEIAAGNPILINEYIEDSYSLPKDWIRTSKDVFMLKVKGDSMINKNIYDGDYVVISKQNMPRIKDIVAVDIEGEATLKTYKVIDGKIALIPENDNYQPIIIENQQFNVLGVAIGLIKNS; from the coding sequence GATTCCATCACTACTTAATAATTATTGTATATCTAAGGATGATAAAATACTTGTCGCAGCTTGTAACGAAGAATATTCTGATTATTTTTATTCTGTCTATAGAAATATTGAAGGTGAAAAATATCATCAAAATAGCTTCTTTGATGAAGATAATAGTGATAAATTAGAAATAAGAACAATAGATTCTTTAGTCTCTTATTATTTAAATAAATATGTGAAAAATAATAATAAAAATCTTACTTTGGCATCTTTTGAAGAACGTGAAGCTGAGCTTAAAAATGCAATACTTATAGTGTCAAAAAGATACGAAAAGAAAAAACCGAATATATTAAATTTAGATCATATTGAATTTATAAAAGACGAGATTAAATGGATTAAATCATGTAATTATTTAAAACTTGAAGAGTATCAAAGCGCTAATAGAGTTGGTAGAATTAATAATTTGAACACTGAGATATCTAAAATTCTTAGAAGAAACTCTAAACAAAGACAAGCTATCTTTGAAGTTTTAGAAGAATATACTAATAACTTAAGAAAGCTTAATAAAGTAGATGCTCAAGACATGGAACTTTTGGCTTTAAATGAAGCAAAAAAAGCTCCAATAATTAATTATACCCACATATTTATAGATAATAGTCAGCAGCTTACGAAAGTTCAATTAGAATTAGTTAAATCAATATATAATGAAAAATCTTATTCCAGTATAACATTTATTATGGATACTTTTGAAACTGCTATTCCTAATGCTTGGCTTGTGAAGGGACGCCGCTTTTCTAGTTTAGGATATGATATGAAGGGAAAATGCATTTCTTTGAATGAATCTTACAAAGAAATAGAAGTTGAAGAGATCGAAGAATTTGTAGATAGTAATGATAAGTTGATTCAAAAAAATGAGACTACTAAGAATTTATTACAAAGTTCATCTCTTACATTAGGGTCTATAGAATACATAGATTTAAAGAGAAATATATCTCATAGATTTATAAAAGATTCAGGATCAGTAGATGAAATATATGTAGATTATAACAATTTTGAAGAAAAAGTAGACGACGTAGTAAATATTCCTGTATTTAATGAGATTGCAGCGGGTAATCCAATTTTAATTAATGAATATATTGAGGATAGCTATTCATTACCAAAGGATTGGATAAGAACTTCAAAAGATGTTTTTATGCTTAAAGTTAAAGGTGATTCCATGATAAATAAAAATATTTATGATGGAGATTATGTAGTAATAAGTAAGCAGAATATGCCACGTATTAAGGATATTGTTGCTGTTGATATTGAAGGTGAAGCAACGCTTAAGACTTATAAAGTTATTGATGGGAAAATTGCTCTTATACCTGAGAACGACAACTATCAGCCAATTATTATAGAGAATCAACAATTTAACGTTTTAGGTGTAGCTATTGGGCTTATTAAAAATTCATAG